One Ostrea edulis chromosome 2, xbOstEdul1.1, whole genome shotgun sequence genomic region harbors:
- the LOC125681075 gene encoding heat shock 70 kDa protein 12B-like, with protein sequence MGQCLGRVDRQQHAPRDVVNLTTLYPQQIGVTPPVPPRIPLTSMQTQQEGINCPVFNLQDQEYPQRALVAAIDIGTTFSGYAFSFRHEYLSERLRINTNLWAHNNGMSIKAPTAILLEPGGKIKAFGYDAIKLYGDLAEYNEHINYYFFNKFKMNLYQQGGLTTDFTLHDISGKTMLAVDVFAKVIGYLKQHLLNRVKDMDSKLQMSPNDIQWVVTVPAIWDDKAKFFMRKAAEKAGIEGRNLTLALEPEAASLFCRYNPTFQSNVKEDTHVFDAFKPGTKYMVVDLGGGTVDITVHCIHEGGALEELYQPTGGYWGGTTVDEEFCALLVGLFSQEVYTEFQQKFTTDVIELFQEFDIKKRLFEPGQDLPVSIKIPASLVELFSKHTGLGIQEVLNTNSNQEIKIKRDKLQISTRAFLHLFDKSISSIIRHIQSLLEMNTMTGVTALLLVGGYADSHVVRDAVVSHFPNLQIIHPQEAASTVLKGAVLFGHEPRAITARVCKYTYGIAMSLPFKEGVHDPSKRRFINGEDICDDIFDVHLNVGQQVSLTGKRTGKPYNVHCGQSHSLLEVYASSVPSPKYVTENWCTRLGSVVLELPPDMRRDEKIFVALCYGGTELGAIAWNSKTGTQTQAFFDFLG encoded by the exons GTGAATTTGACAACTTTATATCCACAACAGATCGGTGTTACTCCTCCAGTTCCCCCTAGAATCCCTCTAACTAGCATGCAGACGCAACAAGAAGGGATAAATTGTCCAGTATTCAACTTACAGGATCAG GAATATCCGCAGAGAGCCTTGGTAGCCGCCATAGATATCGGGACAACATTTTCCGGTTACGCCTTTTCGTTTCGTCATGAGTATCTTTCCGAACGCTTACGTATCAATACCAATCTCTGGGCACACAATAATGGAATGTCTATAAAGGCACCGACTGCAATCTTATTAGAGCCAGGAGGAAAAATAAAAGCATTCGGATACGATGCTATCAAGCTGTATGGTGATTTAGCGGAGTATAACGAACACATCAATTACTATTTCTTcaacaaattcaaaatgaatcTGTACCAACAAGGT GGCCTCACAACAGACTTTACGCTTCATGATATCTCTGGAAAAACGATGTTGGCCGTTGATGTTTTTGCCAAAGTTATTGGCTATCTAAAACAGCACTTGTTAAACAGAGTAAAAGACATGGACTCCAAATTGCAAATGTCGCCCAATGACATCCAATGGGTGGTGACAGTTCCTGCAATATGGGACGATAAAGCCAAATTTTTCATGAGAAAAGCCGCCGAAAAG GCTGGCATTGAAGGCCGAAATTTAACATTAGCTCTGGAACCAGAAGCAGCGTCATTATTTTGCCGCTACAATCCAACTTTTCAAAGCAATGTCAAGGAGGACACTCACGTATTTGATGCTTTCAAACCAGGAACAAAATATATGGTTGTTGACCTTGGTG GTGGTACAGTTGACATCACAGTTCACTGCATTCATGAGGGAGGTGCTCTGGAGGAATTGTATCAACCTACAGGTGGTTACTGGGGTGGTACTACCGTGGACGAAGAGTTTTGTGCCCTACTTGTTGGACTTTTCAGTCAGGAAGTATATACTGAATTTCAGCAGAAATTTACAACTGATGTGATTGAACTATTTCAGGAATTTGACATCAAGAAAAGATTATTTGAACCAGGACAAGATTTACCCGTGTCAATAAAAATACCTGCCTCTTTGGTAGAATTGTTCAGTAAACACACTGGACTAGGGATCCAAGAGGTTTTAAACACCAACTCCAATCAAGAAATTAAGATCAAACGAGACAAACTTCAGATTTCTACTCGAGCTTTCCTCCACTTATTTGATAAGTCAATTTCTAGTATCATAAGACACATCCAGAGCTTGTTAGAAATGAACACTATGACCGGTGTAACTGCCCTGTTGTTAGTGGGAGGATACGCGGATAGCCATGTTGTCAGAGACGCTGTGGTATCTCACTTTCCAAATCTGCAAATTATCCATCCTCAAGAAGCCGCTTCCACAGTCCTCAAAGGGGCTGTGTTATTCGGACACGAGCCCCGCGCCATCACAGCGAGAGTCTGTAAGTACACTTACGGTATTGCAATGTCATTGCCGTTTAAAGAAGGTGTTCATGATCCAAGCAAGAGACGGTTTATTAATGGAGAAGACATTTGTGACGATATCTTCGACGTTCATCTCAATGTAGGTCAGCAAGTTTCTCTTACTGGGAAACGTACTGGAAAACCATACAATGTCCACTGTGGGCAGTCCCACTCTTTACTAGAAGTGTATGCTTCTTCTGTGCCGTCTCCCAAATACGTTACCGAAAACTGGTGTACAAGGTTAGGGTCTGTGGTTTTAGAACTACCCCCAGATATGAGAAgagatgaaaaaatatttgttgctCTGTGTTATGGTGGAACTGAACTAGGAGCCATTGCATGGAATTCAAAAACTGGAACACAAACCCAAGCCTTCTTTGATTTTCTTGGATAG